The genomic region GACTCCGGCACCAATCTCAATGTCCGGCTCTTCCAAGACCATGCCTCCTTCCAGCGACCTGCCGCCAGTGCCGCCATACTCAGCCGTGTGAAGCCACTTGAGGTCCGCCTCAGTGAGCTTGTGAATGGGAATAATACTCTCACCCCGCTGGTAGTCACAACACTCACGTGGCCCAAATCCAACGCCCCATTTGGTCTGGCGTGCGACAGCCATGACCTCTCTGTCGTTGCGATTCTGCATTTCCTCCATCCCGACTTTCGCGGCCAAAGCATGGTTACGTGTCGTCATCTTCACGAAAGCATGGCGTTTGTCACGGTTGGCGATACACGTCTGCACCCGACCGTAGCGCTCGAACACATCCTGTATCTCTTGTTGGGTTCCGTTAGCACCACCGACGAAGAGCGTGCGTGACAAGACCTTGATGTTGTCTGGCGGCAAGCTGCTGTCGTGACCGATGTACTTTGGCTGCATTGGCCTACCGTTCATTGCATACGCTCCAGGCCCAGGACTATTGCGCATGGGTGAGCGCTGTCGGTAACGGCCACGCTGATTGCCTCCACGGCCTTCATCGTTTTGGCGCGATGTGGCATCATATGATCCATATACGGGACTGCCGCGTCCGCCACGACCACCACGTTCCGGACTCCTGCTACGACCACTACCATTGCGGCCATAGTCACCTTGGGCAGCATATGCAGGGGCAGGCGGCCGATACTGTTCCTCGAATGCCTTAAGCACTGGACCCCACTTATCAGGTGGGATGCCAACCTTCTGTAGATCCTGCAAGAGTTGAAGCGCGGGAATGAGCTTTTGATGATCGTTCAAGATGTTTTCGGGAAGAAGACCCCGCAGCTGTGCGAGTGGATCAGCTGTTTGTGCCCTTTGCGCTTGGTGCGCTGGCGGAGGTGCGACAGGATACCCTTGTGGAATGGATGGTGGCGGTTGTGGTGGGTAGCCGGGGAACTGTGGAAGAGATGGCTGCTGAAAGGTGGGAGTTGGCAACGGTTGCGCAGAAGGGGGAGGAAATCCAAACGGTGGCGGCACAGGCGCCTGCACTGGCGTTGCCTGTTGTCCTAATGTTTGTTGACTGAACAATGCAGCCAATTGTGGTGGGAGGCCTGCGGGAAGACCTGCAGGAAAGCCTGGTGGCGGTGCGGCAGATTGTGCTGCGGGTGGGAATGTTGGTGTTGGTGCAGGTGGTGGTACGCCTTTCTGTAGGGCAGCCATTATGCTGTGAAGATCGGCTCCTGGAACAGGTAAAGGCTGCGTCGCTTGAGGTTGTGATGGCGCCGGCACGGGCTGTGGAGCATGGCCGTTTGCTTGAATCTGAGGTGGTTGCGTTGCACCTTGAGGCATGCGAAGGAAGCCTTGTTCGTACAGATGAGCTGGCGGGTAGCCAACAGGTGTCTGGACAGTTCTAGTTGGGATGGGAGCCATGAACTTCTCTGTCGATGGTCGCTGTGTCGTCGAATGTCCTGTGTTCCCGTTGACTGCTGGAGGTGCAGGGGCAGGTGCAGGAGGTGCGGGCGCCGGTGCTGCTGCTGCTTGAGGAGGTGCGCCACTAAGCTTGGCCTTCAACTCGGCGATCAAGTGTGGAGGGAAGGTGCTGCCTCGCTCCCATATGGTGATCATGTTCGCAAGCTTAGGTTTCTGGTCTTCAGGGATGGCTCTCATGATGTCGTCGAACAACACGGGCATGAGTTCAGTGACGCGCTTCACAGCAGCAGGGTACGAGCCCATCTCACCGCGACCCTCGATGTGCAGATTCTGTCCGTTCTTCTTCGCGGCGTCTATCCATTGCCGTACTACGCTGTCGATCACATACAATGCGCCGAGTTTATGCGTTGCTGGTGCCTTCTTGAGTGCGCGATAGAATACCTGCACGATTGTGGATTCTGCCTGCGACGCCGTTGGTTAGTTTCGTCTCATCGTCGCATGCGCCACTTCGAGTCACGTGCTGCCTGTCGACCGTTGCAGTTTGGAGCGCTGTTGGACTGGAGGACATACCTGGATGTTGCTGACGCAGATCTGCGTGATGGTGGCGATTTTGTTTTTGCTTGCTCCCGGTGGCTTCAGCTGGTTCAGCGAAGAGAGGAGACCGTCAAGGTCATTCACGTTTGGAGTTGCCATAGTGAAGCCTACTAGTGCGCTGCCCTTGTCTGTGTCAAAGATGTCGAGCTACGCTCTACGTGTGGCCTTGGGTGGCTCTGTCACCAGTCTACAGCTAGCTCACGGCGATTACTGAAGGACAGTCAGCAACAGAAACCCGCTACAGCTAACGTCTCCTGTCGATGTCGAGATCCTTCAAGCTACGTGGTGTGATGCGTTGTCTGTCCTGATCACTTTGCGCGACAGCCGCTGCGAAGATAGCTTTGTATGGGACTCGAGTGTTTCTGTTCCAAAGTGTCCACTTGTTGCCACCTCGTTTCTGCTCAACTACTGAGCTTTCGAACTCACCCGTGTGGAGGCCAGATGATGCCAAGAAGGTTGTTCAATCTCCGAGATGGCTTTGCGGGTGGTAGGCTTCGATACTACAGCGGTAGTGCGCACGGTAGAAGGTGATGTGAGGTGATCCGAAAGTGGTCCTGTGGTCTGGATGTGTGCAAGAAGCAGCTGAAAGCGCGCAGAAAGCGAGTTCTGGAGGCTTAGTGAGAGCGACGGAGACGACGACACTCAAGAGCCTCAAGTCTTTGAAGTGAATGTACGTGTATGGAAGGTCAGTGGTCACTCGAGGTGATTGAAGTGCCTTCCACTGGCAGACGGTCGCACGGGTCACAGGATGCGGCAAGTGCTAATTGTCGTACCAAGACGATTCTTATTAGGTGGTTCCGGAGCCGGCGATGAGGCTGAAGGGGCAGGAGGGTGTTGATGTTGGTATCCACAGAGGATGTTACCTGCAGTCGAAGTCAAGGAGGAGGAAGTTGTCGCAAAATCTTGCCTCTAGTTCATGCCTGCCCTGCACGTGCCTCGGGCGCGCGCCTTCCTTGTGCTCGGTCGGATCAAACCTAAATCGGCAAAGCTCTGGCATCGGCGACGGTCTTCAACACATGCATTGATGCGGTAAGAAGGTGCGGACGACACGGTGATGAGAGGAATACCCTATTGCTGCATAGTCAATGCAATTCAACATAGGTAGACTGCGGCCGTAGAATGATAAGAATACATATCCCGCTGCAACGAGACGTTGCTGAGAAACACCCCTGCTCACTCTGTCATCCGTGCGCCGACGCAACAGCTTCCATTCGCGAAAGCTCCCGCTCCGATAAATCTTCACCAACACCTCAAGACCACAGTCGCTCCGACAAGCCATAGCCACTTTTCGCCTCGCGTACACTCCAGCACCGAAGCTATCGTTCGGGCTGGTCCTTCTGACACTTTCTAATCCTCTTCTATAGACCTGCATCACTTCGTCGACATGGTTCTCAACAACATTGCCCGGACTGCGCTTCGCCGCACCATGGCCGCCCAGCCTGCCGTCCAGAGCTGGACTTCCCGTTCGGCATTCAACGCAACGAGGACCTACGCCAGTAAGAGCGCCGTAAGTGATGCGATTGTTCTGGCCTGGCCAAGAAGTCTATCGTTAGAGCATCAGCTAATCGATCGTTCCTGCACAGTCGCTGAAAGAGACATTCGCCGCAAGCCTCCCGGAGAAGATTGAGCAGATCAAGATGCTGAAGAAGGAGTACGGCAGCAAAGTCATTGGTGAGGTCACCCTCGACCAGGTATACGGTGGTGCCCGTGGCATCAAGTCGCTCGTGTGGGAGGGCTCAGTTCTTGACTCTGAGGAGGGTATCCGATTCCGCGGCAAGACTATCCCAGAATGCCAGGAGCTTCTTCCAAAGGCACCAGGTGGCCAGGAGCCATTGCCAGAGGGCCTTTTCTGGCTCCTCTTGACCGGCGAGATCCCAACAGAGCAGCAGGTTCGCGACCTATCCGCTGAGTGGGCTGCCCGCTCTGACGTTCCATCGTTCGTCACCGAGCTCATCGACCGCTGCCCATCTGACCTCCACCCAATGGCTCAGCTTTCCATCGCTGTCAACGCGCTCGAGCACGAGTCTGCTTTCTCCAAGGCATACGCCAAGGGTATCAAAAAGACGGAATACTGGGAGCACACATTCGAAGACAGCATGGACCTCATCGCAAAGCTGCCCACCATCGCTGCCCGTATCTACCGCAACGTCTACAAGGATGGCAAGGTTGCACCAATCCAGAAGGACAAGGACTACGGTTACAATTTGGCCAACCAGCTTGGTTTCGCTGAGAACAGCGACTTTGTTGAGCTCATGCGCCTCTACCTGACCATCCACTCTGACCACGAGGGTGGCAACGTCTCTGCCCACACCACTCACTTGGTCGGTTCGGCACTCTCCTCTCCATTCCTCTCGCTCGCCGCTGGTCTCAACGGTCTCGCCGGTCCTCTCCACGGTCTCGCCAACCAGGAAGTGCTCAACTGGCTTCAGGAGATGAAGAAGAGCGTTGGCTCGGACCTGTCTGATGAGAACATCAGCAAGTACCTCTGGGACACCCTCAAGGCCGGCCGCGTCGTGCCAGGTTACGGTCACGCCGTTCTCCGCAAGACCGACCCACGTTACGTATCGCAGCGCGAGTTTGCCATGAAGCACCTTCCAGACGACCCAATGTTCAAGCTCGTCTCCCAGGTGTACAAGATTGCCCCAGGTGTCCTCACGGAGCACGGCAAGACCAAGAACCCATACCCCAACGTCGACGCACACTCCGGTGTCCTTCTCCAATACTACGGCCTCACCGAGCAGAACTTCTACACCGTGCTCTTTGGTGTCAGCAGAGCCCTTGGTGTCCTTCCACAGCTCATCATCGACCGCGCTGTTGGTGCTCCAATCGAGCGACCAAAGTCGTTCAGCACCGAGGCCTGGGCCAAGCTTGTCGGCGCCAAGTTGTGAACTGCCTACACATTTCCGCGCACACCGAACAGCGATGCACGCGTAAGGCGAGCACTGCACATACTTGGAGGCGATGGAGGTGGCAGCGAAATGAAATACAAGAAGAAGTGAGATGGCATAGAGCGCGAATTCCAGAAAGCGCTCCTGCCAGTGTACTACAAAGCTTTTTGCGTGTGTCAATAGGGATTGCTGTTGGATCATTGGGAGCTAGAGGTGTTCGAGCGAGTGTCACAACTAGAATTAGCCTGATGGACCTATGTAGCATGAGACCTCTCAGACCATGAGCGACAGCTGTTCTGTTGCCCAGTGATGATGATGGTGCGATTCTGTCACCAGCTTCACTTTGCCATACATGATACGCCGAGAGCACCTCCTAGCGCTGTCTGGGGTCGTCGTTATCGCATAGCCGGGCGCCGTATTGTTATCGTGCAATACCGCTGGGACTTGTTATGGAGTCGAAGGGACGCGGGTGAGACAGCTGTGTGGAGGTGTGAAGCTCGTTGTTGAGTGTCTCAATCTTGGGTGAGCTGTTGTCAGCCTGCACAGTCAAGGAAGCGAGCATATATTGGAGTAATGATGGATATATTTCAAGGTCCGAGCTTCGACGAATGCGCCGGCTCAACCAAAAGTTGGACGATATCGAAGACTCGAGTCAGGCATTCTTTGCTGTCCCGGACTATTGTGTGAAGTCGTGTCTTGCTCTTCCTACACCTCGCAATTGTGTATACTGCATGTGTCCATTGTGCTCGTCGCGTAACCACCCTACCGGTCAACTGACCTCTTCGAGTGCTGCTGCTGCTCTCTCGGCTGTCCCTATCGTCCCAACCGAATCGCAGCATCACACGTCCTCCCCGAAACATCGTACACCACAACGACCATCCCAACCCATAACTTCAGCTACTAGGCCACGAAGCCGCACGATTGCCTTGGTCCGGCCTTTGATACCCGCACAACACCTCATATCAGCATGTCCGTCGTCA from Fulvia fulva chromosome 2, complete sequence harbors:
- a CDS encoding Citrate synthase, mitochondrial produces the protein MVLNNIARTALRRTMAAQPAVQSWTSRSAFNATRTYASKSASLKETFAASLPEKIEQIKMLKKEYGSKVIGEVTLDQVYGGARGIKSLVWEGSVLDSEEGIRFRGKTIPECQELLPKAPGGQEPLPEGLFWLLLTGEIPTEQQVRDLSAEWAARSDVPSFVTELIDRCPSDLHPMAQLSIAVNALEHESAFSKAYAKGIKKTEYWEHTFEDSMDLIAKLPTIAARIYRNVYKDGKVAPIQKDKDYGYNLANQLGFAENSDFVELMRLYLTIHSDHEGGNVSAHTTHLVGSALSSPFLSLAAGLNGLAGPLHGLANQEVLNWLQEMKKSVGSDLSDENISKYLWDTLKAGRVVPGYGHAVLRKTDPRYVSQREFAMKHLPDDPMFKLVSQVYKIAPGVLTEHGKTKNPYPNVDAHSGVLLQYYGLTEQNFYTVLFGVSRALGVLPQLIIDRAVGAPIERPKSFSTEAWAKLVGAKL
- a CDS encoding Rpb7-binding protein seb1, producing MATPNVNDLDGLLSSLNQLKPPGASKNKIATITQICVSNIQAESTIVQVFYRALKKAPATHKLGALYVIDSVVRQWIDAAKKNGQNLHIEGRGEMGSYPAAVKRVTELMPVLFDDIMRAIPEDQKPKLANMITIWERGSTFPPHLIAELKAKLSGAPPQAAAAPAPAPPAPAPAPPAVNGNTGHSTTQRPSTEKFMAPIPTRTVQTPVGYPPAHLYEQGFLRMPQGATQPPQIQANGHAPQPVPAPSQPQATQPLPVPGADLHSIMAALQKGVPPPAPTPTFPPAAQSAAPPPGFPAGLPAGLPPQLAALFSQQTLGQQATPVQAPVPPPFGFPPPSAQPLPTPTFQQPSLPQFPGYPPQPPPSIPQGYPVAPPPAHQAQRAQTADPLAQLRGLLPENILNDHQKLIPALQLLQDLQKVGIPPDKWGPVLKAFEEQYRPPAPAYAAQGDYGRNGSGRSRSPERGGRGGRGSPVYGSYDATSRQNDEGRGGNQRGRYRQRSPMRNSPGPGAYAMNGRPMQPKYIGHDSSLPPDNIKVLSRTLFVGGANGTQQEIQDVFERYGRVQTCIANRDKRHAFVKMTTRNHALAAKVGMEEMQNRNDREVMAVARQTKWGVGFGPRECCDYQRGESIIPIHKLTEADLKWLHTAEYGGTGGRSLEGGMVLEEPDIEIGAGVSSKAMSKRVGPENNAPAKRQREDGGGGGGRRHGKKHQGGGGGGGGGGDQGYGGYSGVTGGPPAMDPYAYAARPEPVAVATPPAVPGFGFSFLPQSR